Part of the Cuculus canorus isolate bCucCan1 chromosome 25, bCucCan1.pri, whole genome shotgun sequence genome is shown below.
GCTGGTACCTGTATGGGGTCTCTGGTTAAGTTTAGGAATATGATGGCATCACAAACATCCTCTCTGGTTTGGTTTGACTCAACTTGTACTAAAGCTGATTTAAACAGGGCCCTAATATTTTATGGAAACCTTAAATGAACAATCGCAcagctgtaaaacaaaacactgaaaggcTGAGCTTGATTCTAACTCACCACACACAAGTAAAACTTGTGTCCAGCAAATTCTCCCCACAAAACCCTCAATTTTCCATTAGGAAAAGGTCCTCAAAGAAAAGCATAAGCTTTTCCCAAAGTAAACTCCTGGGCACCAGATAAAACTCTCTTTGGTTTGATGGACGGTAAAAAGCTACCAGCCAAAAAGACAGGTGCAACAGAAAGCTGTTCCGCAGAATTCCCTCCCAGAAGGGGTTTGCTCAGACCCAGCAGTCCCAGGGAGACGAAGCAGAGGCACGGATTTGTTGGCAATAAGGACGCTAACCAGCACTGTCTCAATGCTAGGACAGACCAAGCCTTGGAAATCAAGCTCTGGATTTTCTCACATCAGTGGAAGAGCCCTTATCTCAGGCTCTCGAGTGATTGCATTCTGCCGAAACTTTTCTGATTATCCTGACATTTAGCAAGAAAGACCTCCCTCACCCCTACCCCCAAATCCAGGGTTTCATTATAAAATAACACTATTCACATACTTTTGAATCAATATTTTCTGAACACCTTCAGATGCTGAAtacttaagaagaaaaatatatcattatAGAGCGAGCACATGCTCAATGACACATGGCTTTTTGCTGGATTCATGTACTACAGATGCCTCTAAAGCCCTAGCAGTCTGGAAAACAGTGACCCACACGTAGAGAGCTGGTTTGGATGGCTGTGGCACGTTTCTGTTCTGAAAGGTGTAGTAGCTCTTGCAGTTCTCACTTTGGTTCAGATTTCTTCTATGTCCAACCAGTAAGATACTTCCATTCCCATTCCTGGGCCTGCAGAACACATGCAGCCAGCTGCAATTTCACATCAAGGTAATTAGGGCAAAAATGTAGCTCTGTTTGGACAGCTGTCGGTGGAATAAACATTAGTCCAGCAAACTAAGGTATCAGGCACAAGAGCAGACCCTAGGTTCCTTGGCATCATTTCCCCAAAGGACTAGGACGGCTGAGTTGGCATTTTGAAGATGCAGCACCACAACGGGCAGTTGCAACTAGACCAGACGGGGCACGGAGagcccagcaggagctgctAGCAAGGGAGGTAATTCAGTACTGGAGCTGTGCAAAGTGATGTCTGAGCAGCTCTTCAGCAGAAGGTCTGTGCCTGGCTTCCACAAAGATCTGCTTTAGAAAGTCCCGGCAATGTTCTGATATGTGAGAGGGGAGCTGggggttggttggttgggtgGCGATTTTGAAAATGGCAGCCATGGCTTCGTACTCTGCCCAGGGCGGTTTCTCTGTCAGCATTTCCACAACGGTACAACCGAGACTcctggaaaaacagagagataaaaaaagaagtgagaacTGCCGCAGACAGTCATGCACAGTGTTGAGAGAGAATTTCCAAGCAGCCAACGTCAAGGTACAGCTCAGCTCTGTAAAAGAACTATAAAATGGCTTTGTGCTCAGCAAGGCCCGTATGTGCACAGACTCGGAGCCGGACATGCCAATGTCGCTGCTTTTCTGACTGTCGGGCTAGCAGCAAAGCGCTGAGACACAGAGGCTGGTTTCTACCGTGTTTCTCGCTGCACCGAGAACAGAGCAGTGCCATCTGTCCAGCTCTCCTTTGCTCAAGTTCTGCTCTCGGTAAACATTTGCATTAACAACAGGGGACAACAGGTCGCTGAAGGAGCCGTTTGACCTCACTGGTATTTCAGGTGCTTCTGGTACTGCTACATCGCAAAAGCACTTGCTGTGCTGCAAGgtaaaaacatgctttttaatcAAGGTCTGGTGAATCAGAGCTGGTTGACCTAAAAAAGCCATTTTGGCAAAATTCCTTCTCAGTGCACAGCCTCCAAAACAcccacaggggaaaaaatccccTAATATCTTCACTTCATTAGAAGTCAAGTATAGCAGACggttaaaaaataattaaagcctTAACAGCTAGAAATTGAGAAGGCAGCAAGATAAAAAGCCGGCAGGGCAGATGGATCATGATGTTAAGACAGAACTCCCAGGGAAGGTGATGGGGTTCTGCAGACTGCTTCAAGGCAGGAACGTGATCACGGGGACGGACACGGCTGAGCCACCTTTCTGAAGCAAACGTGACACTAATACTTTCACAGGGTTTCTGTAGTTCTGCAGTGATTGGGTGTTGTTCAAAAAGGATTAATTGCTTCCTCCAGGCCACAGATTAAGGAAAAGCAGTTAGTGAACTTCTAATATCCAGTCCTGTGTTTTGATCACGCTGTTCCATTAGAAAGGCAAAACTGCCTTTTCTACCTTTAAACTAAACCCTCTTTTgaagtgaaaagcaaagcaaagacattttcagagGCAGACTTGCATCCACTGCCAagacaaggaaggaaagggattAAATCCAGTGAATATGCAAGAAATGACTTCTTGACGAAGTTTAAAATCCAACGTGAAAATTCTACACTGGTTTCCAGCCATTTAAGACTTACTAGAAGAGAGtacagaaaatgcaaaccaTGTGTGCTGAAGTGCCGGGGGTTTGCTCAAGAGCAAGCAGGGATATATTATTGTTTAGACTGATTTATACCGTTTAAGCAGATCCGGTTTCTTTAAGATATTCAGCAAACAGCAGGAATGTTTTTCATGTCAAGTCACTCCAGCAATAACAAATAGCTCACATATTCTGctatttaggaaaaagaaaactggagaggggcctGCAGCAGTGGCGGAAAGCCAGGTGGCTGGATTTGTTACGTGTTTGAGCCTCTCGGCCATATGCATCCACCCTGGGACTAACGCTGCACTGGAAAATTCTGTCCCCCCTCTGCTAAATAATGATTTGGATTGTAGGAACGGGAATCCAGCCAACTGTAGCAACTCTTTGAGGGGAATGGGCCGATGTCAGCACCAAGAGGAAATCCACAACTGCATCAACCCAGGGGAAGGGCACGCTCTCCATTCTCTCCTCAAGCATCCCAAGTGGGAGACTCTGCAGAACTTAACTCGTTGTATATGAGACAAATTTCAGCTATATTTCCGCTCACTGCTCCTACTGGAACCAGTGTAGGCCTTTGCTCTACTGCAGAGACACAAACACACCTTTGGTTGCTGTCATTTagattaattttataatttcacCTTTTTAAGGCCTCCAAAACTAATGTTTTGACACGAGaccattttgctttttccttccaataAAGGCTGTTTCTTGGCTATGCCAATAATAGCATGGCTACAGTTTCCATTCATGCATACTTCAGATCACCTCTGATCTGACCTGGATCTTTCGTGTTATTCCAGGTTTGAGCATCTTTCCTTTAAAGCTTTGTCAACATAATTGAATACTATCCCTTTCATTTCCACGGTGTTATAAGCATACCTCTCATTTGGACGCTCCCTAAACAACCTTCACTCCCTCTTCTACGGAATATTAAAAGGATGGAAACCTCACACcagaaaaagtcagaaaacagaCAATCAGCCATCAGTTTGAGGGAGGAATGAGTGGAAATTGTTCCTGAAAAACTAAACGAGCAGTTGTGTGTTGACATTACAAAGCAAGCAGCAGGTCATGCCTTGAGTTCACCTCAAACTTCAAGCTTATTTTGGATATATGGATGACAGAATGGATAGGTCTTATTGTGCtccagaaaaactggaaaataatgtACGGACAGAAAGTTAAAGCCTCACCATACgtctgcttttcttccataGCCTTCTCCGCTGATCACCTCCGGGCTCATCCAATATGGTGTGCCAGTGACAGAGCGGATGCCTGTTCCAGACATACAGATTGTCTGCAGCCGTTTGCTGGCCCCAAAGTCCCCAAGCTTCACATTCCCAGCAGAGTCACGAAGAATATTGGCTCCTGGACAAAAACCAAAGAATTGAGACAGCTGTTTTCATGCAATGCAGCTGTTGGATCCGTAGCCTATGGAGCTGCTCTCCAAGCCAGAAATACCCATGCTCATGGTATGGCTCTTCCCCCCATTAAGCCTCAGGTGACCTGCTAAAcatcatttctttatttcacgCTGTAGACAAGCCAATTGCTAATGGCTGCAAATGGGAAAAACTTCAGGGGAAAACACAAGGaagtgaagggggaagggaaaggagagctgAGTCAGCACCATCATTGTTACACCGCCTGTAAACAGCTCAGCCAGCCTATGCAGGGCCCCCAGGCCAATGGCTTGGATAGCACAGAGCTGTGTGGAAAAGGATTTTATCGGGATGCTGCTTTGGTGAGCATAACCATTATTTTTTTGGTCAGCTGAGTAACAGATGTAGCTAATTAAACCTCTTTGAATGCCTACAATAAACAAGACTTTCTCCACTTTACTTGGACAGAGTTTCTGAACATGAAGCaccagggaaaaaagcaaacttaaGAGCTTACTTTGTACGTGGACACAAGCTAAGGCTCAGGTACCAAAGCCAATTCTTCATCCAAAATATGATCAAGAACCCTTCCCATGATCTGGTACACACCTGTGTGAAATCCTTTGGCCCTCAAATCAAACACACTTGAGCTGGGAGACAGCTTTATCAACTCACTTCCCCACTGGAACTACTGAATTCAGAATAACCAGTTTGCCCATCCGTCATCGCGGAGGCAAGTTAGCAGTTTGGCTCAGATGGGTGCAAACCAGTGAATAACCCACCAGGTAAGAAATCATTTGGTAAAGAAAAAGCACCATTTGAGCAGTACACAAGGTGTTATTCAAGAATCAGCAGCTCATTTCCCCTTGCCAGCCTAGAAGGGATGCAATGAAGATTTATAGGCAGGAACAAGAGGatgtttttcctgcagtgagcaACCTTCCCGGTCCCTCTAGAGCACAGAAAAGTCTGTGATGCCTGCCACGTCTGTTGACATTAACTCTTAAGGAGACTGGCTGGCTCCATGGAGTTATATTGGGAAAAAGATTAAGGACTAATCCCAGAGGCTCTACATGGAGCAGGCATGGAGCTCTTATGGCAACTGGTACACCTACCAGCTGAGAAATGGCACTTTGAccaagcagagaggaaaggcaaTCCACAGGGAAATAAGAGTGTCTTGGGCGGGCAGTGGAAGCCAGGTGGCAACTTGGCCTCATTTTGCCAGGATGTGAGAGAAAGAGGAGTTACAGAGGAGTGCTTCTAAGAATTATAGACTTCCAGGCTTCCTTGCTGCCACGCGTTTAAGTCCTGTAGAGACAACATCCCAGCTTCCCTTACCCAGCCTAGAATACAACCTTCTCTAAGGCCTGCACAGGGATGGAAGACCAAAAAGAGATAATTAAGTTCAATGTTCAGAAGCCCCAGCCAGGATACTGGATTCTCAACactgagtttctttttctgagttCCTGTAGCACGTGGCCTATACATAAAGCACCAGCTGATCTTACCCTTTATGTCCCTGTGCACAATCATGTTGCTGTGAAGGTACGAGACTCCCTCGAGAATCTGACGCGTGTATTTCCGAGTTACGTTTTCCGTGAGAGCACCATACGCCTTCAGCTGATCTTTTACTGACCCCTGCACCAAAACCAAGCAGAACAGATTGGTAAAGAAATGACAAACCACAAACCTTGTGGTCTGTGCTGAATTCCCACGAGCTGTGACTGTGTTATACACCCAGCCAGCACAGTAATGAATTCTGGCCTCTTCTAAAGCCTTTTTGTGAggctctcagatcatctttcCCTATTAAGCCccttttaagaaaagcaaagacatgCTTTACGGCAAAAATAGCCTAAGGAGGTTCTCTCTGCCTCCCCCATCTCTGAGCTGTGATGGTACAACTGCTTATGAAGATAAGCAACGGAATAGTTCTGCAGATTGGTCCAGGTCAAAAGTCCCGCAGAGTCAGTTTTAGGCTGATTTGTTTTACTACATGGCTCTGCTAATTCAGTCAGCCTGATTTATGAGTTGGCCCAAGTCCTCTAAAGTAATCTGTTAGAACAAATTTAGTCTTAAGGAAAGAACTGGTGTTAGTGACTAATGAAGAGAATATATTTCAATTACAAGCTACtaagaaaaaccccaaagaggTGGTTTGggcataaagaaaaagaaagtggtgGCTATAAAGCCAATATAAAAAAGGGGCACACCTCAGAGGGCATAAAGTAGATTACATTGTTGGGGTAATCACAACAGCTCAAGAGCCAACTAACAAAACCACTTGTCTCACTGTATGATCTGCCCCTTTGCTGCTCGTGCCAGCTCTTACCCCTGGCATGTACTCCATGAAGATGGTCAAGGTCTTCTCTGCTCGATCCCGTAAGCAGCCGTAATACTGAACAATCCGTTCGTGCTGGAGattcttcagcagctgaattTCACACTCCAGGGCACTCACTTCCTATGGAGgttgaaggagaaaataaggtTCCAGCCCCAGGAAATACTCCATCCTAATAAATCTGTCCATGTCACTGGAAGGGTGAAACCACTACTATGCCGAAGATGTCTCACCCCTGGCATTGGCTCACCTGCCTCTTGGGAAAGGCAAACATCACTAATACTCCATACTAATTCTTACTGCATAATAAGCAGGTAAATACTGGTGCAGAAGCTTTgattgttaggaaaaaaaggtatcaCTGTATTAGGATTTAGTAccagaaaagctttgtttcttgATTCCGCCAGCTGAACGGCTTTAACCAAGTTGATTGAAATGTGATATAACTCGCCTCTCACCACTAAGGTGAGGCAGTGAGCGTTTTGACTATGAAAAGCTCTGAATACACAGTTACAGGATTGCTAGGAACCTTTCTGTAGGAACCTCAACTTGTTAGAGAGGTTGACTTCTTTTGTTACCCAGTCCTGTTCTGATTTACACTGATGATTTTACTTGAATCAACCTTAGGAAGGGCTTCCTCTCTTATTTACTTCAAAGAATCTGCAGCTATGCACATGAAAATGATTCTCTGCCTTATTTCTGCTACAGACAACAGGGTTTCATAGTGCAAAGGCAAAAACGCTATCCAACAAATTCCGACTGAATCAGAGATGTTTGTTGCCCAGGAAAAGTATCAGGTTCTTGCTGAAGCCAGGGAATGAACAGGCTGAACATCAAAGGTACCAGAGAACAAGCATTTATGGAAAAATGATGGTTTACCCAAGATTAGTCTCAACTTTCTCTACTCCTGCCACTCAAAGGTGCCAGGTTCCCTTCTCTTGCTTTGGGAGAGGAAGCAGCTCTTCAAGAGCAAGGACCTGGCTGCTGCCGAGACACATGGAACCAGAGGAAGTTGCTTCTTGGCCAAGTGACAGTTTAAGGTTTGGAGTTTCAGTGCCTTCAAAATGTATtccagccttttcttccttggcTCAGAGTTACTGTCTGATGTTCAACAGAGACATGGTATAACTTAGAACGTACCAAGTTAGGCCTTATCTTGGCACCAATACCTCATCTAAAATCAGAATAGTTAAATCTTTGTGGATCAGTTATTCCAGCACAAAGTATTGGGAAACCGGTACATTGTTAAAACACTAACAAAGAACATAGCACACAACTCCCTGCCCAGAGGATGTTAACCAATAATTTCAAGGTGTCCCTTTCCATCTCCGCTATTCCTAACACGTTGTCACATTACCATTCTTGATTAACTGACGTACAACGGTTGAGTTTTTTGGGAGGACAGGAAGAATTCAGAAGCCGAAACTGGTAATTATAATACCCGATACAGGACCTACCAGATAAGTCCAAAAAGTGGGTTTTGCAAGTGTGAAAAAAGGTAATAAGAAAAAagttctcctctttttttttttagtttcattcACATCCATGTCTAACCAGGAACACAGGGCAGTCTAGTATTCCCCAAGGAACCTGGcaacaaaccaaaaagctgAGAAGGGAGAGCCAAAAATGAAGCCAGAAAATAGATTTTAGTTTCAGGCTGAAGTTAATAATagggaaaagtaatttttaagtgaCTCTTACTCCTCTCCACATGATCCGAAACCCTAATACAAACTAAATAAGATACTAACTTTTCAGGACAGACAGACATACGCACTTTACAAGATCTCAAAGTCTGCATAGTGAATTTGAGAAGCTGCAAAGAGAATTACCTTGCTTGTTTCAGGACTCTCTGGGTCAAACTGGACCTGCTTTGCTGCAAGCTCTCTGCCCGTGTCCACATCATAGCACAAATACACACGACCAAAGGCACCCTGACCCAGCAGTTTTCCTCGTCGCCAGTTTATTGGAGCGCTCGGTGCTAGAAAAGAACAGTAATAATTCCTCTTTTCAGTATACTGTTTAAAGATACGGTGATCTTTTCAAAGATCCATCTCCATCATACGGGGATCAAAACAGATACTTTGCAGTTGACGAAGAAGACACAAGGCACTCTTCCAGGAGAAGAGAGTTAGTGCCAGAACTCTGAACAGGACCCAGCCGTTCAGACTCTCGGGACCTGCTGACTGGCATCCCACTAACATGGGACTGCGAAACATTTTGCATAGTTAATTTGACAAGTTATTCAAAGAGGTtgataaaatttcatttcatcagCAGTGTGGATTCTACATCCTTGTCTCACAAGATGAGGCAGCAATGAAACAGCATCTTCCAATTCTTAGTTACTACATGCACCAGATGAAGAAGAGCTGAACCACCCTTGCTAAATCAATCCCACCCAGCTGGGAATGACTGTTAAGCTTCTGGGACAACGCGAAGGACATTCATTCCAAGTTCTTTGCCAACCATTGATTAGTTTGGGgttccttctcctgcaggaagGACTTCACTGCAAGGCTATTtctacagcagaaaaattagAAGTCATAATTCCCTACTAGAAACCGATAAGGTTGGGGTCATAGCGTGAGCACAGCGCAAGAATCTTCTTTACCTGTTGAACAATCAGACTCCAACCAAAATATACACGAGAACCAGCTGAAGCAGCCACCTCCAGTACCCCAGCAGGCTACGGCAGCAGGGAATTAAGAGTTCTCATTGTTCTACTGCACTGGCAAGTCcatggcagaagcagcagtctCCTGACCCAGAGATAAACACCCGAGTCCAGTTTTCCAGACTGCACTCAATACCAAAACATATTACTCAAAGACCAGTGCTTTAGCTCTGACTTTGAACACAATAGTACCAGATTTGTGCAGTGCAATACATCCAATTATAGCGTTTTTAACAAGAAACTCtaaaaacaaagacaggaaCCAGCCATCTGGACAgtgtgaaaatacagaagagctGAGAGACCAGCTTTGCTATGTCTAATTTAATCAGATTTAGTGCCAGTTGGTGTTTTAGTGCGTTGCTTACTCTGCCGCATTAAAGTCTTCATTCTGCTCCTTAAATTACTGTATGGGATAACTGAAGTTCATCAGTAATGATTTAcactccatttctttttttatatataaagttTGCCCAAAAAACAATGCCAGGATGCTAATAATATGGAAGTAAATCTTTCTGCTGAggagcaaataaaataaatacagaccTTACCTAGTAAAATAACTGTAACCCACAAGCCTGATGACAAACACAAACATACCAAGAAGACAAACAAGCTTGTCTGACTGCTTTAAGAACCCTGTATATCATCTAGATCCAATCAACTTGCAGCTTTTTTCACTTCTTAGTTGCACTTCCGATGCTTTCTAAAGGAAAGACGACTACCAGGTCCCGCgcttgggccacaacaaccccacaCAATGCCACAGGCTcggagaggagtggctggagaactgcctggaggagaaggacctgagggtatTGACTGATcgctggctgaacatgagccagcagtagcCCAAGCAGCCAAGAAGGCAAAGGCATCCTGGCTTGCATCAGGAataatgtggccagcaggtctaaggaagtgatccttcccctgtactcagtgatggtgaggctgcatctcgaaccctgggttcagttttgtgcgtctcactacaagaaggacatttagatgctggaacatgtccagaaaAGGGCAATAAGGCTGGTGAAGGAtttagagcacaagccttaCGAGGAATgcctgagggagctggggttgtttagtctgcagaaaaggaggctgaggggagacttcatcgctctctacaatggcctgaaaggaggttgcagcgaggtgggggttggtctcttctccctggtagccactgacaggacaagggcaAATGACCATAAGaggcaccaggggagatttaggttggatatagggaggaatttctttactgaaagcatTGTCAAGCACTGAAACGGGTTGTCCATGGAGGTGGTTcagtcactgtccctggaggggttaaaagacaagtagatattgtacttggggacatggtctggtgacagacttagcagggctggatcagtggttggacttgatgattttagaggtcttttccaactgaaaccattctgtgattctatacatattcttagaagaaaaagaggagctGTCTTACAGGTGAGACAGACTGATCTCAAACCACAGCCATGTAATTATCTGGTATTGAATAGCTTGTTAACATCCAGCTCTGGTAACATACTGGGTCTGGAGTTCACCTCTAAAAGCCTTTCTTGCCCAGAACCTCAGGAGGCCTTTCTCCCATTACCACCAGGGTGCTGACTGCTTACATTTGGTGGGAATGTTCCTCTCCTGCACACCAAGGGCATTTTCGCTGTCAGCACTCCGCAGCCGCCCCCGGGGGTCCAGGTACTGCAACGCCAGGCCCAGGTTTTCTCCGTTGGTGCTTAAGGAACGACTTGAAGGAACCAAGGTGAAAAGATTCCCTTGGTGACGCCGTATCCGGGGAAATGTCCTCCggcctggaggaaaaaaagtgaaattttaaaCCAACATGCTTACAAGTGGAAGGTAATGACTGTAGGTTGAGCaatgaagagaaaggagagaagaaatgtgTTCTGGTCTGTTCCCATGGAGTAGAATCTAGTGCCAAACAGACAAGATGCAAAAATGTAACAGCTCAGGGCTGATGCTGCTGGAGCTCAGTAAGGCTTTGGATCATTCCcaaagcagaagggagagaaCACTTTGTAACCGTCTCAGTGTAGCACTGCAGGATCTAAACTTGCCTTCCAAGGCAAAAATTTGGTTTATGGGCTCCCACATACCCTGTGAGGCTCATTAACAACTAACTGCACAGACAGGATGACTTTCTAAATAACGTGCCTGGACTAGCAAATAAAAACCATAAGCGAAGGTTAGGATAACTTGCACTTCTTATAAAGctttgagaaattaatttgcataAAGCCATCTGACGAGCAGAGATGTGACTCTTGAAGTCATTGGTATATTGAAAAGACCCAGAAGCAAGTCTTGAATCGTCAATTAGCAAAGCGTAATGAATCCCTGAGGGAGGAATCCACAATATATGACCATGGCAAATAACCACGTCCACTGCTCAAACCTCACAGTCACTGATCAGCCTGGACACCCCCAGAAAGGGCAAACCTAACAAAGAATTGTGAACAGCCACCATGGGGTGCTATGAAAACGTGGCAACATGCACAGCAGCGTTAACCCCAGCACTAACTGCAAGGACCAGGGCACTTCTAGGCTCTTCAATTAGGAGTTACACTCACCCCTGGAGATTGCCCTTGCTGCACCTTCTTTTTCAAGCCTGGAATCAAAGGTTTGAAAACAACTCACCATCGTTGTAGTCTTTGTGCTGCATGGAGACGTTGTAGCGCCGAGGATAAGTCCCACCTTTCCCCGCTTTGTCATAGATCTGATTCTCGCGGTCTGGAAGGAGATGCAAAGAGAGAAGTAAGGCTCCTTCAAGAAGTATAATGATGAAATTTTCCTGTAACAGCAGTTTTTTTAGGAAGAGGCGAGTAATAAATAACTTCATAGCTTTTCTGTCAACATATCCCCAGTTCTTCTATTTATACAACCCCAGCAAGCATGGAGGGTAGCCAGCAGACAGTAGAAAATGTCTGGATCAAATGATCTTTACACTGGACACTGACATACCTGAGAACTCTTGTCTATTATCAGGAAAGCTTTGTGCCCTTGACATCCGTGACTTCCGAAAAGAAGGACTAGTaaagaaagaaggcaagaaTAAGTTTTGCTATCTACTGGAGCTACGAGGACTTTTAATACAAGCTCATGTATTTGCACATCAGTGATGGTGACTCTCAAATCTGTAATAATTCCATGCTACATCTGCAAAGCCGAAGTCAGGCTAAGCCCCAGTTAACCACACCTTTTCCCAGGGTGGGCAGTCATCCTTTCTGATCAGTTTGTGCCATTTATTTAGCAGCTTCTCGTTTGAGATCCAGTATTTCTTTCAGTTATCTGAAGCAGAAGGTTAACATCAAGGCcaagaggaagagcagaacagggTTCAGCTTGCAGCACGTTGCTCACAGGGCAGCAGAGAAGGGGGATCACTGTCCCAGGAGGTTTACCCTGGGGGGTAAGAGTTCCTTTCACGAATGCTTCTGTGCGCTTTCCCCTCTACCAGCAGCAGATGAGCATAAACACAAACGATGCTTTATTGCTGATCCCTTGTGCTTCTCCTCCATAAGCAGCGCTCCTCAGTCAAGCCGTACAGTCTCTCATTTGGCAGAAGGCCTTTAACATCTCTTAAGAGATTTACACAAACTCCCCTTTGTGCCAAAGCCATTTTAAttgcactttttttcagttaaccAGTATAATCGGACTGAGTCTGATGCAGCGTTCAGACTTCCAAATGAGATTCCTTTTCTACTACACAAAAGGCAACAGCTTCCCCAGATGACGCCTACTCCTACAAGGAGTAACTAGgaaggcttttttgtttgccCACCTTCAACTTAGGGCAggcaaaggggaaagaaggacAGGTAACCACTTAGCAACGTCTCCATCCCCAAATAAATGAATGCAGGCATACACACAGGTTAACTAAGTGCTTCCTTCTAATTCCATGAACTAGAGGAATTAAATGGgtacaaaaccaaacctcaaaTGCCTGGCATAAAAGCACACGCTACCTACAGGAATCAGCTTGGAAGAATCTTAAAAACACAAGGAAGCCAAACATTACAGGTGCTGGGAAGCCACAGTTGCTGTTCAAGTCAATAGGACCTACGGATGCCCACGAACACCTCATGCAACACCAACAGCAAAGAAAGGGTAGAAAAAGATCTAGAGCATCAGACTACGACAAACTCTTCATCAAAAGAAGGGCTCCACATTTACCTTTGGAATTAATATTATATCCTGCAGGATACAGGAATCCAGTGTAATGATCTATTTCTGTAGAAGAGGTTTTAGAATAggttgttgttcttttttttttaaatgaacaagtAGAGCCTtgtctaaaatatttaaatacccTGCAGCCAGATGTTGTCTGACTGCAAATAGACAGCAT
Proteins encoded:
- the MAP3K3 gene encoding mitogen-activated protein kinase kinase kinase 3 isoform X1, which gives rise to MDEQEALKSIMKDLVALQMSRRHRLTGYDTMKNKDTAHSNKQKKHNASSPPVLGSPAITNQCASAVEEKKIPNDVRIKFEYNGERRIIPFVRPVRYEDVQQKVKTVFGQPLDLHYMNNELSIPLKNQDDLDKAVDLLDRSSNVKSLRILLLSQDRNHTSSSPHSGLPKQVRIKTSQSVGDVNTPYQQPEPRSRHLSVSSQSTGRSSPPPGYVPERQQRIARQGSYTSINSEGEFIPETSEQCMLDPLSSAENSVSGSCQSLDRSADSPSFRKSRMSRAQSFPDNRQEFSDRENQIYDKAGKGGTYPRRYNVSMQHKDYNDGRRTFPRIRRHQGNLFTLVPSSRSLSTNGENLGLALQYLDPRGRLRSADSENALGVQERNIPTKSPSAPINWRRGKLLGQGAFGRVYLCYDVDTGRELAAKQVQFDPESPETSKEVSALECEIQLLKNLQHERIVQYYGCLRDRAEKTLTIFMEYMPGGSVKDQLKAYGALTENVTRKYTRQILEGVSYLHSNMIVHRDIKGANILRDSAGNVKLGDFGASKRLQTICMSGTGIRSVTGTPYWMSPEVISGEGYGRKADVWSLGCTVVEMLTEKPPWAEYEAMAAIFKIATQPTNPQLPSHISEHCRDFLKQIFVEARHRPSAEELLRHHFAQLQY
- the MAP3K3 gene encoding mitogen-activated protein kinase kinase kinase 3 isoform X2, with amino-acid sequence MDEQEALKSIMKDLVALQMSRRHRLTGYDTMKNKDTAHSNKQKKHNASSPPVLGSPAITNQCASAVEEKKIPNDVRIKFEYNGERRIIPFVRPVRYEDVQQKVKTVFGQPLDLHYMNNELSIPLKNQDDLDKAVDLLDRSSNVKSLRILLLSQDRNHTSSSPHSGLPKQVRIKTSQSVGDVNTPYQQPEPRSRHLSVSSQSTGRSSPPPGYVPERQQRIARQGSYTSINSEGEFIPETSEQCMLDPLSSAENSVSGSCQSLDSPSFRKSRMSRAQSFPDNRQEFSDRENQIYDKAGKGGTYPRRYNVSMQHKDYNDGRRTFPRIRRHQGNLFTLVPSSRSLSTNGENLGLALQYLDPRGRLRSADSENALGVQERNIPTKSPSAPINWRRGKLLGQGAFGRVYLCYDVDTGRELAAKQVQFDPESPETSKEVSALECEIQLLKNLQHERIVQYYGCLRDRAEKTLTIFMEYMPGGSVKDQLKAYGALTENVTRKYTRQILEGVSYLHSNMIVHRDIKGANILRDSAGNVKLGDFGASKRLQTICMSGTGIRSVTGTPYWMSPEVISGEGYGRKADVWSLGCTVVEMLTEKPPWAEYEAMAAIFKIATQPTNPQLPSHISEHCRDFLKQIFVEARHRPSAEELLRHHFAQLQY